One window of Medicago truncatula cultivar Jemalong A17 chromosome 2, MtrunA17r5.0-ANR, whole genome shotgun sequence genomic DNA carries:
- the LOC25488137 gene encoding vesicle-associated membrane protein 724, whose translation MSQESFIYSFVARGTMVLAEYTEFTGNFPAIAAQCLQKLPSSNNKFTYSCDHHTFNFLVEDGYAYCVVAKESVSKQISIAFLERVKADFKKRYGGGKADTAIAKSLNKEFGPVMKEHMKYIIDHAEEIEKLLKVKAQVSEVKSIMLENIDKAIDRGENLSVLSDKTETLRAQAQDFRKQGTQVRRKMWYQNMKIKLVVLGILLFLVLVIWLSICGGFNCSN comes from the exons ATGAGTCAAGAATCGTTCATATACAGCTTTGTAGCTCGTGGAACGATGGTGTTAGCTGAGTACACCGAGTTCACTGGTAACTTCCCTGCCATTGCAGCTCAGTGTCTTCAGAAACTACCTTCTTCCAATAACAAGTTCACATACAGCTGTGACCATCACACCTTTAATTTTCTTGTTGAAGATGGTTATG CTTATTGTGTTGTTGCCAAAGAATCTGTTAGCAAGCAGATCTCCATCGCTTTCCTTGAACGTGTCAAAGCAGACTTTAAGAAAAGATATGGTGGTGGAAAAGCAGATACAGCTATTGCCAAAAGTCTGAACAAGGAATTTGG ACCGGTTATGAAAGAACACATGAAGTATATCATTGATCATGCCGAAGAGATTGAAAAGCTATTAAAAGTGAAGGCTCAAGTTTCAGAAGTTAAAAGCATCATGTTAGAAAATATAGACAAG GCTATTGATAGAGGAGAAAATTTATCTGTTCTTTCAGACAAGACTGAGACATTGCGCGCACAA GCTCAAGATTTCAGAAAGCAAGGAACACAGGTCCGTCGGAAGATGTGGTATCAGAACATGAAAATTAAATTGGTTGTTCTCGGAATTCTGTTGTTTTTGGTTCTGGTTATCTGGCTCTCCATTTGCGGTGGATTTAACTGTTCAAATTAG
- the LOC25488136 gene encoding uncharacterized protein encodes MSSPSPDSTAPALPLSSTKENITPISSKIAELNESRSELLGRIQSLKQDLQGWRSKLDTQVKVYRDELSDLKQTLNVEVEQLRAEFQDLRTTLQQQQEDVNASLRNIRLEDVSADAKQAQSQETKIEEIVKEEQPVLPKEENAKVAEN; translated from the exons ATGTCTTCTCCTTCACCTGATTCCACAGCTCCTGCTCTCCCTCTCTCCTCCACT AAGGAGAATATCACTCCAATTTCCTCAAAAATTGCG gAACTTAATGAATCAAGATCCGAGCTTCTCGGTCGAATTCAGAGTTTGAAACAG GATTTGCAAGGTTGGAGGTCAAAGTTGGACACACAAGTCAAGGTTTATCGCGAT GAGCTGTCAGACCTTAAGCAAACACTTAATGTCGAAGTGGAGCAACTTAGAGCA gAATTTCAAGATCTGAGGACCACTCTTCAGCAGCAACAAGAGGATGTTAATGCTAGCTTAAGAAACATTAGG CTTGAGGATGTCTCAGCAGATGCAAAGCAAGCTCAGTCACAAGAAACTAAGATTGAAGAAATTGTCAAGGAAGAGCAGCCAGTATTACCAAAGGAGGAGAATGCCAAAGTAGCTGAAAATTAA